The nucleotide window TTAATTTATTTTAAGCatgtttattcttttatttttgtcactaattttatatattttgaattttgaattgtttaattttaaatcatgtgctaaattattttaaataaaatataattaatggaTTTTCCCATAAATTTTTATGGGAATTAAAACTATATATTAATTAATGTTAAGAACTatattttaattgtatttttactGTTTTTAAAGAATAATATAATAATTCCATTTTAGTGGAGTGGGATAAATGGAACAAACAATTGTCGTAGTCGCTCTATATCCAttgttcaaaataaaaaaatttcatatatCTTGTCTCCTATTCATTTTTAAAAAAGTGAAATAGATTGATTCGAACCCATTGAGCAGTTTGAATTTTGTTACCCATATCTAAATCACTTAAGTCATTGgtgttgatcctagtaaaatttttgTAGGGTAAACTAGAAAAATGATCACTTAACTATGCCTTTCATTCTATTTTGATCACccaaatattaattttttcaatttagttactAAACTTttcgaaattaaatattttaggcaCTCTAGGTTGATATGGGCTAGTAACAAAATTAGCCCTTTAATGTTTACGCGTTCTATTAATTTGGTCCTAAATATAAAAAGATAAATCTAACTctcaatgtttacaaaattttccgttttagttttaattataaaaaaataaatttggccctcaacatttacaaaatctatcaatttagtcctaactctaaaaattaaaaaaattaaaaatatttttagcctTTTATAAAGCATTGGATAACCCATGTGAGATATTTAAAAAATCTATCAAGTCTTGAAAGAGGGTACTCTTTTTCTTATTTCAATATCTCACAGGGGTTAGTCAATTGGTTATATAGGgctaaaaatgattttttaaaaaatattttttaatttttagatttaagactaaattgataggttttgtaaatattgagggccaaatttattgattttttttagaattaaaactaaaatgacaaattccataaacattgagggctaaatttgttgaattttttatatttaggatcaGATCGGAAGAATGTGTAAATATTAGAGAGATAATTTTATTACTAGACTAATAGAAAGGCCCACATCAGCTAAagtactaaaatatttaattttgaaaagtttagtaactaaataaaaaatattaatagttgagtgaccaaaatagaacGAAAGGAATAATTAGGTGACTATTTTTACAGTTTACCATTTCTATAAGAAATCTTTTAAGTTAATTTAGTAGGCATAGGCCCAATCCAGGGAGGGCTTTAACAAAGTTATTAATAGCAGAAGAGTAGCTTATGAGCAGAGTCCATGGGGCCTCAGGCCTAAGACTTTTCTCAAATCTATTAAGTACGAACAAATATGGGCTGCTAACTGCGAAAGCACAAGCTGAGAACCCTCCTTTGTCCTTAATCGGGTTCTTCAACAATCAAGCAGCCGGCTGGGCAGCAGGGATCAGACCAGCAAACAAGCCACAAAGCATTATCATAACATGACCTAATTCAGATGTTCATGGCGATTTTGGTGAGAGCCAAAAGTTTCCTCTCTTCTTCTCTCAGTTCCTTGACTCGCTCTCAGGTCTCTACatgcttttatttttctttttgtttctttgtcTTTGTGGCAATTCGTCGAATATCTTTCCCACAAAAACCAAGTCTTACTTGCTGTTTGTTTTTGGCTTAGAGGTGTAACCACACACTTGGTGAAAGAGGTTTGCAAGCTGAATTGTATTCTGGAATGGCTCCAGCCCCTAATCCCGCTCTTCGTCCAAGTATCACTCTTTAACTAATTTAACCTTCTGTTCGGCATTTCTTTTTTTCAATCATTTTCTTGGAATTGAACCCTCGATTCTTGTTAAAAATAATGTAGTTGACACGTCAAAATGGAAGAAGATTCAAGCGAGCAAGGTCGGGATATCTCTTTCCATGATTTCGTATCCATCCTGGATTGTATTGAAAATTCTACATAAAGGAGGTAATCATCTTATAcattacccttttttttttttgttgacaaATTTACCTATTTCTAAATTGCTTCCTATTTCCAAAGCCTCGTTAGTATTGGTTCTTTAAGCTAAGAAATGCCTGTGAATCTTTCAACTAAGTTTATTTTGCTCCTCTAAGTTTACTCATTCAATTTTGTACCGAAAGCAACGctactttatttttccctgtaGTTATATTTTTCTTTACATATTTCAGGTTTTGAGGCCTATTTAGTTGGGGGCTGTGTTAGAGATTTACTACTAAATAGAACACCTAAAGATTTTGATGTGATTACCACTGCAAATCTTAAACAGGTTTGGTCACAGTGTTCTCAATATTCTTCTCATTCCATTTTCTTTAGTTAGAATTAATAGGATAATGTGGGTTGATATAAAATGTTTTCTATTGCCTTTGTAATATCTTGCTACAGATAAGAAAGAAATTTCATCGAGCTGAGATTATTGGAAAGAGATTTCCAATATGCAGGGTGCATATAAAAGGTTCCATAATTGAGGTCATTTTCTTGGTTTATTACTATGGGTAACTTTTTATGTAATTTCTTCTGGATTAGAATTGCCTCAGTAGTGAGAAATTTCTTAATATGAAGTGTTTATTTTGTATGTTCTAATAGGTATCAAGTTTTGAGACAGTTGCAAGACATGACGCAGACAAAGAAAAAGCTTTATCCTCTTTATTACCAAAGATATGTGATGAAAAAGACTTAATCCGCTGGAGAAATAGCAGGAATCGGGACTTCACCATTAATAGGTATTATTAGTTCTCATGtatgtttattttttatgtttattccCTGGAACGAGCTACTATAGCCTATGTATTAGCTTGTCAAAATTCCACTCTCCCATCTTCTCCATGATTAGCCTTGATTTTGATGCCATGTAATTCATAATGATATTGTTTGAATTTTGGGTGTAGCTTATTTTTTGACCCTTTTACGTGTAATATTTATGATTACAATGGTGGAATGTCAGACCTGAAGTCATTAAAGGTGATTCTCCACCTCTGCTGATGACAATTTTATGTGTTTTCATGACCTCAACTAATATTTACGCTCTGACTCTTCTGTTTGGTGCATTGACTTAGCTACGAACGTTAATCCCTGCTCATTTGTCATTTCAAGAGGACTGTGGTAGGTTATTTTAGCTTTCTTGAGTGCAATCTTGTATAAGATATTTGGATGGAATGACTGCTGGCATTATGAGACATTAATGGAAAATTTCTGCCATTTTTCTTACCCAGCAAGAATTCTCCGGGGCTTAAGAATTGCAGCTCGTCTATGCTTGTCATTTTCAAAGGATACTGAGAGGGCAATGTACGATCTTTCAGCCTCCATTGGGGGATTAGATAAGGTAGTTCAGAAATATCAGTTGAGAACTTTCCTGCTGCCTAGATAGTCTCTCTTCTGTTACTCGCTCTTGCTATGTCTCTCTCGCCTTCTGTGACTTGAGTCTTTTCTTACCTCCTTTCTTGTACCATCCTCATTTTCTCTTGGTAAACCTCAGCTAGGCACAAAGAACCAATCATACTGTGGCTAATTTACAACCTTTTGCCTTTGTTTACTTTTCTATTTTGGTGTAAAATTAAGGTGATGTTATCAATATTTACCTGATACTTGGCATAATAATGTCCTTCATTTATCCAGTTCAGGTTAATGCTGGAAGTGAACTACATGCTGTCATATGGAGCTGCTGTGCAATCCATCTGCTTGCTGCAGAGATTTAACCTGTTGAATATTTTACTTCCATTTCAGGTTCACTCATTTTAGCTTATAGTTGTAAATAATTTATGAATTTAGTCATTACAGAGGGTAGCTGAGACTTATTTGCTTTGCAGGCAGCATACATTAGTCAACACAGAGCTACCAAGAATTCCATGATGCTGATGGTGAGCTTGTTTCATAGTCTGTATTTCTAACATTGTTGGTGAAGAAGTAACATTTGTAGCATGAAGGGATTTATGAAAACTTTGTTAGCTATGCAATTCAAGTTAATTTTATTAAGACTGTTTACTTACTTCAGGACAACATAATTACTCAATGTTAAAAGTATTTGGAATTCAAAGGGGTTTAGAGATATTAATTCACTCTCTTGATAATCAGTGTATACTGATAGGTGTCTTGAAAGTTAAAGGTTTATCTCATAGAAAGATCAATCTGAATGCTTTTTATGTTATGATAACAATTTTGTAGTTGTTTATTATCTGCAAAATATAATAGCTATGAATATGATGCTTAGCTGGTTTGGTATGCTTAGCATGAAAATTTGATGTAGTTTTGACATACTTttgtgaaaattttcaaaataaatttccaGTCAAAATGACATTTCAAAGAAGTGAGGTGCTTTCCACTGGCTTGTATTCCTATTAATGTTAATAAGGTCTTCAACGCACAAAAATTTAGGCTTGATGTTTTGACCTCCTGAATCTGTCTTTTGTCTTTTTCTTCAGAAATTGTTCTTCAATTTGGATAAGTTGGTTTCTTGTGATCATCCCGCCGATAGCAGTATATGGTGAGTACTTGTCTCTCTTTGTTTTTCTTCTCAAGCATAGAATATCATAAGACTTAAGCTTTATTGTTATCATTATCAAGAAAAACTTGGCTATTGTAAAGAGCAGTTAGACTTTCCTTTTAGTTTACTAGAAAGTTTGGCAATCTCTTTTTAAACCTCTCTGCAGATTGGGCTGACTATATTATTGCTGAGAAGAATGAGCATATATGTCTGGAAATTATTTTGCACTGCGTATGATGGTTCATATTAAGAGGAATTTATCATAATATATAAATTCAAGTACCTGGTTGATGGTATCAAGTGGATTTACATCTTATTATGTATTTCAGTATCTGTGATATGCCTACTGATCATTTTTTTTCCTGCATAGAACAGGGTTGGATTGTTGATGTTTCATCTGGCATTGGTAAACAACCCTCAAGATGCTCTTGTTATCTGGACCTTTGCTTCTGTTCTATATCATGGAAACTGGAAGGAAGGTGTTGAATTTGCAAGAGAATATACTAAACTGGAAGTTAAATTTGTTCCTGAAATCTCAGAATTTTCAGAAACTAAATCAGATGAAGACCTTGCCAAAGAAGTTGCTCAGTTTGCATCTCTGGTGCAAGATTCTGTTGGGGTCTTAACAGAGACTAGCAATCTATTTGAATCAATGTCCAGATATCCGTTTTCTCCTTGCTCTGGTTTGGTAAGTGCCTGTGACATCTACTCCATTTGAACTTTTTAGCGTTTCTTATCAGAGAGAGGTGTCTTGTTTTCCATACTGTTGGTTAATTAAGCTGCCATCAGAAGTGCCCCTATGTCTTACCTTGATTTGCTTGAGAATGGACTGTTTTGGTTTCTTACTAAAAATATTGGCATCGTTCTGGTACATGAACGTATATGTGTATGTATCTTTTGTTAGTAAATTAGTTTTATCTTTTTTTCAGGTATTTGTACCAAAGATAACTGCAAAGAATACTGCTAAATTGTTTGACCTGATGGTAGAAGATATTAGATCTTTCATAAATGGAAGAGGGAGAATGAGCCCTGAGATAAATTTCCACTTGCTTGGGATAGGGGATCCATGTGAGACAAGATTTGTGCTTGGCAAAATAATTTTAGAAACAATGAAGGCTGGTCCCCGTGGAGATGCAACAGAGATAGGCAATGATGAGAAAGACCTCCAACCAAAGGCGACTGAGGAAATTTTGTCCAATAATGAAATTCCAGCGAAGAAGGTTAAAAAACATGCCCCATCATCATTTATTCCTGATGGCAACAGAGGGATGTTGAAGAAGCAAAAATTGGTTGACGATGATACTGCTATAAAGAACCAGGAAATGGTTACTAAAGATGAGCTTAACGATTTGGCTGAGAAGCACCAGGAGTTTGTGAAGACATGCAAATTATCTGAAAATAAGACAAACTCGATGCAAGGGAAAATATCAGAGAAGGAAGAGAAAAGCAAGAAGGATAAGGAAAAGAAACCTAAGAAGCATACGAAGGCAGTAGAGAAGTCGAAAGAACATATTGCACTACATACAGTAAGCAAGAAGCAGCAAATGGTAGTTAGGGAATTAAATTTGAGGGAGGAGGATGAGATGGATAATTTGGAAAAAGTGTTGGGGAAGGAGGAGGTGATGGAAAGAACAGAAGAACATAAAGGAAGAGCAGGAAAGGAGAGAAGCGGTGTAAGTTCACTTTCTAGTCTCTTCAGGTGACACATTCTCTTTTTCAACAGCGCAAGTCGTGTACCAAAGTTGTGATAAAAGTGATAGATAGAGGAGAGGTTGGTAATTGGATATGGTGGGATTACacatttcttaacaaaaatttgacAGTTTTGTGGTTAATGTGCTTTATATCAATTAAACACTAGCGTGTTTTGTATTGTTAACGTTCTTTCCATTCTGATGATGAATATTACTCGACCCAATTCCAAACTGTTGTTCTTGGTTTCATTCAAGTCGCAGTGAATAATAAATGGGTTGTTAGAATTAGAATATTTCACTATTTTTAGGGTCAAGATCTCATTTTGTTATTATGATTTATGATTTGAGTCGTCTTTTTTAAGTCTCTTctaattttcatttcatttcatctgTGAAAAGAATTCCTTTTTCTTTAGTAATTCCGACTTAGTTTGGGTCTGGCATGAGCCAGGTTCGTGCACTTTTGCAAGCTGCCCCTACCCTAGCATCCCGATGTATGTCTTGTTGCCCAAGTCCCTTTAAAATTACACTAATTCAAAATATGCAGCCGTCGCTCACGACATTATATGAAGAAAAGAAGCTCCATTCCTTTTATGTTATATTAGAATTAGTAATTTTACTATTTCAATGACACTTTCCCATTTCTGTTTATTATGTATTTAGCAAAAtacgacaaaaaaaaaaaaaggggaaataaaaataatactacaaCTCCCAACgaggccaagacaaaattgaactCCTAAGAAAATTCTAAAACGACGGCGTTGTGTTTGTCGACTTCTCACCAACCCTGAGAGAGTGAGAAAGCAAGTAGGCAACAGCCGCAAAGGCACCTGTCCATCTCCTTTGCAGTCCCTTGGAAGTGATGGAGCCAATCGAAAAATATCAAACACTTCCATTATAAAAGACTCCCTTTTGCTTTTACTTCTTCCCACCAAACAAACTCCCCTCCCTCAACCCCTACATTTTACTACGCTCTCTGAAATCTTAGTTACATCCATGGCAGCAACATCTCTAAATGCCCCTAACGCTCCTCTCCTTCAAAAGACCCATCAAACTCATGTCTTTCTCAAACCCATCTCCACCATTCCTTGTCAAACCTCTGCCAAGCGCTTCTCCATCTCTTGTTCCGCAACTACCCAAGATCGCCTCTCCGTCCAATCCCAATCTCAAGATCGGGTCTTTAACTTCGCCGCCGGTCCTGCCACCTTACCCGAGAACGTTCTCCTCAAAGCCCAATCCGAGCTTTACAACTGGCACGGATCTGGCATGAGCGTTATGGAAATGAGTCACCGTGGTAAGGATTTCCGTTCTATTATCGAAAAAGCCGAGGCCGATCTCCGTTCCCTTCTCAACATCCCTGAAAACTACGCCGTTTTATTCCTCCAAGGTGGAGCCACCACCCAGTTCGCTGCTGTCCCTTTGAATCTCTGTGCCCCAGGTGACTCCGTTGATTATCTTGTTACTGGATCTTGGGGAGACAAGGCTTTCAAAGAAGCTAAGAAATACTGCAACCCCAAAGTCATTTGGAGTGGGAAATCGGAGAATTACGTCAGGGTTCCCTCGTTCGATGGTTTAGAACTGAACCCGAATGCCAAGTATTTGCATATATGCGCCAATGAGACCATTTACGGGGTTGAGTTCAAGGACTACCCAGTTCCCTGCAATCCAAATGGGGTTCTTGTTGCTGATATGTCTTCCAATTTTTGTTCCAAACCTGTTGATGTAACCAAGTTTGGGTTGATTTATGCTGGTGCGCAGAAGAATGTGGGGCCATCCGGGGTTTGCATCGTGATCGTGAGGAAGGATCTTCTAGGAAATGCACAAGAGATTACCCCTGTGATGCTTGATTACAAGATCCACGCCGACAACAACTCTTTGTACAACACACCTCCATGTTATGGGATTTATATGTGCGGGCTGGTGTTTGAAGACCTTTTGAAGCAGGGAGGACTGGAAGAGGTTGAGAAGAAGAACCACAAGAAAGCTGGTATATTGTACAATGCCATCGATGAAAGCAAAGGATTCTACAGGTGCCCTGTTGAGAAATCTGTAAGGTCGATGATGAATGTTCCATTCACATTGGAGAAGTCAGAGTTGGAGGCTGAGTTTTTAAAGGAAGCCGAGAAGGAGAAGATGGTGCAGCTCAAGGGACATAGGTCGGTGGGAGGCATGCGAGCTTCCATTTATAATGCTATGCCTTTGGCTGGAGTTGAGAAGTTGGTTGCTTTCATGAAGGATTTCCAGGCAAAGCATGCTTGATTCATGTCTCTTCCTATATAAATTGCGGTTGTTCTCTTCTGTTTGTGTTCACTCTTTTATATTTTTGCTACGGTTTTATGTCGGGTAGGTTTTAAGTACTATTGGTGATAAATTGCATGCTATCTGAAAGTTCCAAACAGGGGAAGTTAAGCAAGATTTTTGTATTAGACATGATTTGCTAGTTTCATTTCCTGTTCTGATTCTTAAGTGCACAATATTAATTAATTCTAATAAAGGTCGCTTGAATTTTGGTGTTTATTGTTTTCTATTACTAATTGCTCCCACATTGCTTGAATTCAAGTTTACATGTAAAACTGTCAATTTCACTGTTGCAGTAGGTTGCATTCTCCTCGACTAAAACTGAGAAATAGTTTGGACCTTAACACAAAGAATCGAGAAGAAACTTTTGCTTAGGGCATTAGATGCAAATAGGAGCAACCCCAGAGGAAAACTTGGGGAGCTCAAACAACCGTCAACAGTAACTAATGCTTGGATTACATCTGCAGAAAGTGGTGTCGATAAAGAGAGGGATGGATCTTGGGAGAACATCGGTCCAAGGTGAGTAGGCTTGTTGCACTTAAGAATCTGTGGCTGCGGATATAAATTTTCAATGATGCCACAAAGTATGAGATTCTGCAGTAAGTTACTAAGTTACGAGTAAACACTTGCATTCTTTCATCTTAATAAAGGGCACTGAAATAAAAGGATTTTGCTATgtgctatatatatattgtattagCAGATTATCGTGGTATTTGTCGAATATCATGGGATATATACTGTAGTATATTAACAAATTATAAGCCAACCAAATCAAGCATTAAACAGTGAATAGAAATAACCTCTTTAGGACTAACCTGAAGGGTATGCATCATAGTTGAAGGGTATAAAGCAGATCAACTCAATCAACTCATGCTTGTGTGATTGTGAAAGTTTGTACTTGTTTCAAGGAGCTCTAGTGTAACTGTTTGATTAACTTCACTAAGCATGGTCCCGAGGTAAACCCTTTCCTGATTAAATATGTTGCATTATTTTTCTTGATATAAATTAAACATTGATAGCATGAAGGAAAATATGTTTGTAGTTTATAATGGTTGGTAACAGTATTAAATTATTTAGAAAGTCAAGTTTTAGATATCAAATTATAACCATTGGTGATTGATTGTGTTGTAAGGACAACTtttatatttaaagttgtgttaTAATGACATAATTGTTTTTGgtatagaagaaaaaaaaactagCCAGTTTACACCTCATTTGCCTCGACAAGGCATCGTGGTCTCTCATCAGCCTTTTTTCTGCATTGCCCGTGTTGGTGGTGATTGGTGCAGTTGCATTCCCTTTCCCTTACCTCTGGCTGGTGCTGCCATATAATTCGCTACCGTATTCCCTTCTCTGTATACATACTGAATTCTCATCTCCCAACTCCGTTCAAGTAGCTCCCTTAATGCTCGGACCACCTCATGATGCACATCCTGACCAATGCTATTAAGCAACTGCACAACGGCAGCATTATCCACTTCCAACACTTCTAGGAATACCAAGATCCCATGCAAGCAACAAGCCATCAAATGCACCCCACAGTTCTGCCTCTATCATTTAACATGCTCCAAATCCCTTGGAAAAGCCACTATCCGTCGTCCTTGACTGTCTTGGATAACACCTTCCACCACCCTTTTGGCGGTCCCTTCCACCTATTGCAGTTCGAACAGTCTTTTAGCTACTACCTAAACCTACAGGCGCAACATCAAAtatgcacaaaaaaaaaaaaaaaagaagaagaagaagaagaataagaagaagaagaagaaaaggagagTAAAGAACACAAG belongs to Gossypium arboreum isolate Shixiya-1 chromosome 7, ASM2569848v2, whole genome shotgun sequence and includes:
- the LOC108467293 gene encoding uncharacterized protein LOC108467293, with protein sequence MFMAILVRAKSFLSSSLSSLTRSQRCNHTLGERGLQAELYSGMAPAPNPALRPIDTSKWKKIQASKVGISLSMISYPSWIVLKILHKGGFEAYLVGGCVRDLLLNRTPKDFDVITTANLKQIRKKFHRAEIIGKRFPICRVHIKGSIIEVSSFETVARHDADKEKALSSLLPKICDEKDLIRWRNSRNRDFTINSLFFDPFTCNIYDYNGGMSDLKSLKLRTLIPAHLSFQEDCARILRGLRIAARLCLSFSKDTERAMYDLSASIGGLDKFRLMLEVNYMLSYGAAVQSICLLQRFNLLNILLPFQAAYISQHRATKNSMMLMKLFFNLDKLVSCDHPADSSIWVGLLMFHLALVNNPQDALVIWTFASVLYHGNWKEGVEFAREYTKLEVKFVPEISEFSETKSDEDLAKEVAQFASLVQDSVGVLTETSNLFESMSRYPFSPCSGLVFVPKITAKNTAKLFDLMVEDIRSFINGRGRMSPEINFHLLGIGDPCETRFVLGKIILETMKAGPRGDATEIGNDEKDLQPKATEEILSNNEIPAKKVKKHAPSSFIPDGNRGMLKKQKLVDDDTAIKNQEMVTKDELNDLAEKHQEFVKTCKLSENKTNSMQGKISEKEEKSKKDKEKKPKKHTKAVEKSKEHIALHTVSKKQQMVVRELNLREEDEMDNLEKVLGKEEVMERTEEHKGRAGKERSGVSSLSSLFR
- the LOC108466999 gene encoding phosphoserine aminotransferase 2, chloroplastic — protein: MAATSLNAPNAPLLQKTHQTHVFLKPISTIPCQTSAKRFSISCSATTQDRLSVQSQSQDRVFNFAAGPATLPENVLLKAQSELYNWHGSGMSVMEMSHRGKDFRSIIEKAEADLRSLLNIPENYAVLFLQGGATTQFAAVPLNLCAPGDSVDYLVTGSWGDKAFKEAKKYCNPKVIWSGKSENYVRVPSFDGLELNPNAKYLHICANETIYGVEFKDYPVPCNPNGVLVADMSSNFCSKPVDVTKFGLIYAGAQKNVGPSGVCIVIVRKDLLGNAQEITPVMLDYKIHADNNSLYNTPPCYGIYMCGLVFEDLLKQGGLEEVEKKNHKKAGILYNAIDESKGFYRCPVEKSVRSMMNVPFTLEKSELEAEFLKEAEKEKMVQLKGHRSVGGMRASIYNAMPLAGVEKLVAFMKDFQAKHA